The genomic stretch ATTTTGATAAATGCTTTGTAAAGCAATATGGTGTTGGCCCTAAAGAATATATCAGGCGGCGTTCCGGTAAGGATATTCGTACTACCGGATAAAGGCGCCAGGCGTCTGAACCGGACGGGGAAAAGGGTATTGCTTTGTAGCATCATAGAAGGATATTATAGCATCATAAGCGGCTTTGTATCCGGTATACTTTTGTTGCATCGATAAAGATCTCAAACCGCTATATGATAAAAAGCCCTTTTTACCTTGCCGGCCTTGTCAGCCTCAGCCTTTGCTTCCATTGCTGCGGCACTAATAAAGCCGCTGAGCAGCAGCCGGCGCCCCCGGCCCCTGAACCAGCTGCCGCCACTTTCAAAACACTGCATTTCCTGCAACAGGTCAGCGGAAAAAATACGCTGGCAGGTATCCATAACCGGGAGCCAAATGCAGAACCGTCAAGGTGGACGGATTCCATTTTTGCCAGCACCGGTACCTACCCGGCTTTGTGGAGCGGCGATTTCCTGTTCCAGGAAGAGAACATCAGCAACCGCCGGAAGATGATCGATGAAGCAGTGCGTCAATGGCAAAAAGGAGCTGTTGTCAATATTATGTGGCATGCCTGCAATCCGGCCCTGGAAGAGCCCTGTGGCTGGGATAAGAGCGGTGTGCTGAGCAAGCTGACGGATGAGCAATGGAATGAGCTGATCACTGATGGATCGGCCCTCAATAAAAAATGGAAGGCCCGCGTGGATGAAGTAGCCCTCTACCTGCAAATACTGAAAGATAAAGGCGTAGAAGTATTGTGGCGCCCTATGCATGAAATGAACCAGGGTGTTTTCTGGTGGGGCGGAAGGCCCGGCGCCAGCGGCACCCGCCGCCTGTACCAGCTCCTGCATGATTATATGGTGAAAGAAAAAAAGCTGACCAACCTGATCTGGGTCTGGGATATCCAGGATTTTCCTACACTGGCCAGCGATGCAGTGACCTATGATCCCGGCAGTGCCTACTGGGATGTGCTGGCGCTGGATATATATGATGATGCCAGCGGTTTCTCCAAAGAAAAATACGAGATCATGCTGAAAGCTGCGGGCGCCAAACCCATGGCCATCGGGGAATGCCAGAAACTGCCCACGCCCGAACAGCTGGCTGCGCAGCCGAAATGGACCTTTTTCATGAGCTGGTCCGAGCTGACCTACAGTCATAACAGCCGGGAACAGATAAGGGCCCTGTATGCAGCCGCCCCTGTGCTGACATTGGATGAACTGCCTGGCTGGTAAACCATTACTCTCTTTAACCCCATCAACATGCAGCCTGCATTAAGCATCAAAGAAAAAGTAGGGTATGGTTTCGGCGATTTCGCTTCCTCCATGTTCTGGAAACTTTTTTCGGTATACCTCCTGTATTTCTATACCGATGTTTTTGGCCTGCCGGCCCTGGCGGTGGGCACTATGTTCCTGGTGACCCGTATCTGGGATACGGCCCTGGACCCCCTGATCGGAATTCTCTCTGACCGCACCAGCACGCGCTGGGGCAAGTTCCGGCCCTATATCCTCTGGATGGCCATTCCCTTCGGTGTGGCCGGTGTGCTGACCTTCTCCGCCCCTGAGCTGGGCAATACCGGTAAGCTGATCTATGCCTATGGCACCTATACGCTGATGATGATGGTGTACTCTGCTATCAACGTACCCTATGCTTCTTTAATGGGAGTAATGACACCGGATATCAAGGCGCGCACCACCCTGTCTACGTTCCGGTTCATTTTTGCTTTTGCCGGCAGCATCTTTGTGCTGGCCACTACAGAACCCCTGGTGGACAAGCTCTCCGGCGCCTTTGGCGCCCGGGATGCCCGGACCGGCTGGCAGCTGACCCTGCTTTGTTATGCCCTGGTGGTTGTAGTGCTGTTCTACCTTACTTTCCGCTGGACCAGGGAAAGGATACTGCCGCAAAAAGCGCAGCAGGGTAACCTGAAGACTGACCTGGCCGATCTGGGCAGGAATATTCCCTGGTTCGTTTTGCTGGGCGCAGGCATCGCCACCCTTATTTTCAATTCCCTGCGGGATGGCGCAGCCATCTATTATTTCAAGTATTTTTTCAAAGAGCAGTCGTCCCTGCGATTGTCCTTTACTGATATAACAATTCCCTACAGCTCCCTCTACCTGGTGGTGGGGCAGGCCGCCAACATTGTGGGCGTGGTGCTGGCCAAGCCGGTGTCAGACAGGATCGGGAAGAAAAAGACCTTTCTCTTCGCTATGCTGCTGGCAGCCGTCCTGAGCTGTATTTTCTATGCATTCCGGGAAGACCAGCTGCTGCTCATTTTTGGTTTCCAGTTCCTGATCAGTATCTGCGCCGGATCAGTATTCCCGCTGCTGTGGTCCATGTATGCAGATATTGCCGATTATTCCGAATGGAAGACCGGCCGCCGGGCAACAGGGCTTATCTTTTCTTCTTCCTCCATGTCGCAGAAACTGGGCTGGACCCTCGGCGGGGCGCTCACCGGCTGGCTCCTGGCCTACTGGGGTTTTGCCGCTAACCAGGTACAGTCTGCCGCTGCCGTGAACGGGATCAGGCTCATGGTCAGCCTGCTGCCCGCAGCAGGAGCCCTGCTCTCTGCGGTATTCCTGTTCTTCTACCGGCTGAACGACAACTATATGGAAACCATCAGTGAAGAGCTGCGGCAGCGAAGGCTGGCGGAAAACAACACTATGCCTGCTGCTGAAGCTACGCAGGCATTTCATTCAACTGAAAAATCCGTAACACATCAATAATAACAGGTTTTATATGAACATCGATTTTGACAAAAGATTAAGTGCCCTCCAGGAAGGCCACCAGCAGCTGGTGACCCGTGTCAACACACCGCAACCGCAGCATAACGGCATATTTGAAAGATACAGTTACCCGGTGCTGACGGCCGGCCATACACCGCTGTTCTGGCGGTACGACCTGAACCAGTCTACCAATCCCGTGCTGATGGAAAGGTTTGGGATCAATGCCGTGTTCAATGCCGGCGCCATTAAGCTCAATAATAAATACCTGCTGGTAGCCCGTGTAGAGGGCATCGACCGAAAATCATTTTTCTGCGTGGCGGAAAGTGAGAACGGGATAGACAATTTTCGTTTCTGGGATTACCCGGTCAATCTTCCTGAAACGGCTGTTCCTGATACCAACGTCTATGACATGAGGCTGGTGCAGCACCAGGACGGCTGGATCTATGGACTGTTCTGCACAGAAAGAAGAGATCCCGCTGCTCCCGAAGGCGACCAGTCCGCCGCTATTGCACAATGCGGCATCACCCGGACCAAAGACCTGCGGACCTGGCACCGGCTGCCAGACCTGGTAACCCCCTCGCCCCAGCAGCGCAATGTGGTGCTGCACCCGGAATTTGTGGATGGTAAATATGCTTTCTATACCCGCCCCCAGGATGGCTTTATAGAAGCCGGCAATGGCGGCGGCATTGGTTTCGGGGTTTGTGATAACATGGAAGCGGCAGTCATTGAAAAAGAGATCGTGATAGACCAGAAGGTTTACCATACCGTATATGAAGGTAAGAATGGCCTGGGACCGGCCCCGCTCAAAACTGCAAAGGGCTGGCTGCATATGGCCCATGGCGTACGCAATACTGCTGCCGGTTTACGGTATGTGCTCTATGTTTTCCTGACCTCCCTGGATGATGTCACTAAAGTGATCCATAAACCTGCCGGCTATTTTATGGCGCCCCAGGACGAGGAGCGGATTGGTGATGTATCCAATGTATTGTTCTGCAATGGCTGGATCATGGACCCGGACGGAAAAGTATTCATCTATTACGCTTCTTCCGATACCCGCATGCATGTGGCTACCAGTACCGTGGACCTGCTGCTGGACTATGTGATCAATACGCCTGCTGATGGGCTGCGTTCCGCCATGACAGTTAAAACAATTTATAACCTGATCAATAATAATAAAAGGGTGGGCAATAACGGAAATGTGCTGATCATGGAAACCACGCTGCGCTGATCCTGGTTCATCACCCTGACTCATTGCTTATTGTACTAACGATGCTGCCATTATCTTCCATACGCTTTTTTTGCCTGCTGCTCTGCCTGGGTTCCACCTATATGGTATGTGCGCAGAATAAAGGACTGCTGGTCCCGCAACCAAAAGAGACCCTGCCGGTCTCCAATGACGTACTGCTGCAGCCTAAGCCCGCGTTCCTCAAAACTCCTCAGGGTCCACGTAAAACCGCTGTCGCTTTACGTGCTGCCGGTACAGGGGAATATTTCCTGGAAGGCTGGGAGCTGATGCCTGCTGAAAAACTCAAAGCCAGCGGCGTGCAGTTATCTTCCCCTGCTTACAGGACTTCCGGCTGGTACCCCGCCATTGTACCGGGCACTGTACTCACTACATTGGTCAACCAGGGCGTATATCCCGATCCCTATCATGGTCTGTCCAACCTGTTGATCCCGGATACCATTTGCCGTCAGGCCTGGTGGTACCGCAGCAGCTTCCGCCTGCCGGCCGTTACTGCTGGCAAGCATACTGAGCTGGTTTTCCTGGGCATCAACTACAAAGCCATTGTTTGGGTCAATGGGAAAAAAGCCGGTGAAATAACAGGCGCTTTCCGGCGTGGTGTTTTTGATCTGTCCGCCCTGCTTAAAAGAGAGGGACTGAATGCCGTGGCTGTACAGGTACTGCCGCCGCCCAACCCGGGTATTCCGCATGAGGAATCGCCTGCGGCCGGAATGGGACCCAATGGCGGCATGCTTTGCGCGGATGGGCCTACATTCATTGCCAGTGAAGGCTGGGACTGGATGCCGGGCATCAGGGACCGCAATACCGGTCTCTGGCAACCTGTGCTGCTCCGTTTCAGCGGGGTAGCCATGCTGGATGATCCGCAGGTGATCACCGATCTGCCCTTGCCGGATACCAGCAATGCTTTCCTGACCATCCATACACAGGTGCGCAATAACACTGAGCAGCTACAGCAGTTGACAATAAAAGCCGGCATCGGCCAAAGCAGTATACAGCAGCAGGTGCTGTTGCAACCCGGAGAAACAAAAAAAGTAACGTTTAGCCCTGAACGTTTTCCTGCACTGCGTATGCCATCTCCCAGGTTGTGGTGGCCCAATGGCTATGGCGAGCCGAACTTATATACACTGGTATTGGAGATCAGCAAAGCCGGGCAGTTGCAGGACCGCTGTACAACCAGTTTCGGCATCCGGGAGCTATCCTATGAGCTGAGTGCGGCTGTTACTGAGCAAGAAGACATTCGCATCCATTATCAGCCTGTAAATGATACCGGATTGTTATTCGACAACAGCCGGCGGAAAAAAGTTATTGCAGAAACAAGTATTGCCTGGCTGCGCCGGCAGGCCGATACGGCCCGCTTGCAGCGCATTCCGGAAGATGCTGTTTCCCCCTTCCTGGTGATCCGTGTGAATGGGGTACGCATTTTTTGCAGAGGTGGTAACTGGGGTATGGATGATGCCATGAAGCGCGTGAGCCGGGAGCGGCTGGAGCCGTATTTCAGGCTGCACCGCGAAGCAAATTTCAATATGGTGCGCAACTGGACAGGGGAATGTACAGAAGATATCTTTTACCAGCTCTGTGATGAATATGGTTTGCTGGTCTGGAATGATTGGTGGATGTCCACTGAAGGCTATAATGTAGCACCTGCGGACAATGCCCTGTTCCTGGACAATGTACGGGATATGGTGCGGCGTTTTCGCAACCATCCCAGCATTGCCCTTTGGTGCCCGCGCAATGAAGGTTATGCGCCTGTTGCCCTGGAAGACAGCCTGGCTGCCATCGCACAACAGGAGGATGGCACCCGCTACTACCAGCCCAATTCCCGTTACCTCAACCTGCGTGGCAGCGGCCCCTGGCATTACCAGTGGGATGCAGCGGTATATTTCACCGGTATTGCCGGTGGCTTCAATACCGAGCTGGGCACTCCTTCCATTCCCACCGCCGCTACCATGCGCAGTATGCTGTCGCCCCGGGATCAATGGCCCATCAGTGATGCCTGGTACTACCACGATCTGCACGGCGGGCAGCCTGCTTACCGGGCCTCGATGGATTCCCTCTATGGACCTGCGCTTGGGTTGGATGATTTCTGCCGCAAGGCCCAGCTGCTCAATTACGATAGTCACCGCGCTATGCTGGAGTCCTGGAACAGCCGGCTCTGGAACAATGCCTCAGGGGTATTGCTCTGGATGTCCCACCCCGCCTGGCCCAGCACAGTATGGCAGACCTACTCCGCTGATTACGAGACCTTCGGTTCCTACTATGCCTGCAAAAAAGCCTGTGAGCCGGTGCATGTGCAAATGACTATGCCTGATAACAGGGTGCAGGTGGTCAATAACCGGCTGCAGACCATCTCCGGTGCGCAGGTCCGCTATGAACTTTTTGATCTTTCCGGCAAACGTATACAGGTGCAGGAATGGGCAGGGGCTATTCCGGCCGCCAGCCTGATGGAAACATTTACTGGCCCGCCGCTTCCGGATGCAGCTGCTGTTTACCTGTGCAGGCTTTCCTTAACTGATAACAACGGTAAGCTGCTTTCCCGGAACGATTACTGGAAAACAGGCCGACAGGCCGGCAACTTCCAGGCATTCAACAGCAGCTCCACCAGCCTGGAGGTGAGCCAGGTCCGGCGTACAGGTGCGCATACCCTTGCCATACGCCTCAGCAATCCCGGGGCTGTTACAGCCATTGCCATTAAAGTAAATGTGATCAATGCAGGGACAGGCGCTGTGAGCCTGCCAACCTGGTGCACGGCGGGCTATTTCAACCTGCTGCCGGGAGAAACACAGGAGCTGGAACTGGACTATCCCCCCGGTACAGTACAGCCCGCGCTGATAGCGGAAGGCTACAATGTCAAACAACAATACCTGGTCAACGATATTACTAAAAACGCTTTCTAACAACTGCTAAAATGTCTCATATGGAAAAAGGTTTACGATGGACTTTGCGTATGATCACGCGGTCCATACCATTACTAACACTGCTCTGTGTTGTTACCGCCACCGTGTCTGCACAGAACCCCGCTTCCGGCGGGGATGCCAGTCGCCCGGTATCAGGGCGCATCACCAATGAAAAAGGTGATCCCATAGCGGATGTCACCGTTACTATCAAGGGTTCCCAGAAAGCATCTGTCAGCGGAGCTGACGGGCGCTACAGCATCATTGTGCCCAATGCACAAACTGTTCTCACCTTCACGCATATTGCGTACGCCAGCTTTGAACGCGCTGTAGGAGAGGACCGGACGGTCAATGTATCACTGAAAGACAATGCCGCTTCCCTCGGGGATGTGGTAGTGGTGGCCTATGGCCGGCAGAAAGCGGCTACGGTCACGGGTTCTGTATCGGCCATCTCCGCCAAAGACCTCACCTCGGCGCCTGTGTCCAACGTATCCAATATGCTGGTGGGCCGGGCCTCGGGCCTCAGTGGCCTCCAGACCAGCGGTGAGCCGGGCCGCAATGGCGCCAATATCTTCATCAGGGGTGTATCCACTTTTGCCGGCACCAGTAATCCGCTGGTGGTGATAGATGGGGTAGAACAGGCATCGGAACGCGGCTACGACCAGCTGAATTCCATGGACGCCAATGAAATTGAAAATATTTCCGTACTGAAAGATGCCTCCGCCACTGCTGTGTACGGTATCCGCGGCGCCAATGGCGTCATCATTGTCACTACCCGCCGGGGCCGCGCCAGCAGGCCATCGCTCAGTCTCTCGGCCAATTTCGGGATCACCCAGGCCACCAACCTGCTGCATAATGTGAACTCGTACCAGTATGCCATCATGCGCAATGAAGCTATCAACACCGAAGCTTCCGCCTTTGGCAATATGGCTTTCAGCAATAACCTGTTCACGGAAACCGATCTCTGGAAACTACAGAACAACCGGGACTATACCCCGCAGGAAGTAGATGCCATGGACCAGCTCACGGAGGCGCAGAAAACGCAGCTGAAAGCCAGTCCGGCCCTGTACTACGGCAGCCGGGATCTCTTTGCCGAACAGTTCGGAGGTACAGGCCCGCAAAAGCAGCTCAACCTGAATATCTCCGGCGGTACTTCAAAGATCAAATACTTTACCTCACTGGGTTATTTCTCCCAGGGCAGCATCCTGGAAAATACCAGCTACCATGGCGCCAATACCAAATCTACCTTCGACCGGTATAATTTCAGGTCCAACTTTGATATAGATGTTATCAAGAACCTGTCCATTGCCGTGAATGTGATGGGCCAGTTCGGCGAAGTGAGCGGGCCGGGATTCGGCGGCGGATCCAATAATCCCTATGACCTCAACGCCCGCTACAAAGCCATCATGCAATATATTTTTGATTCCAGCCCACTGACCGCCCCCGGCCTGGTGGATGGCAAACTGGTCAATGCCTACCTGGGTGTCAGCGGCACGCCCAGTAACCCCTTGGGTATTACCCTGGGCAGCCTGAAAGGCGCGCAGAATGCGCTGTTCAACCTGCTGACCAGCGGCACTGAGACCCTGAACAATACCCTGCTCAGCGGAAGCGCCACTTTTAAATACAACCTGGGCGCCATTACCAAAGGGCTTTCCCTGCGTGGCACGGTGAACATTGATGATAACTATGTAAAGGCAACGGCCTACCAGCCTTCCCTGCCCGTATACCAGGTGCGCCGCAGCCCGGTGGATCCTAACAATTTTGAATTTGCAGGCGGCAATATAGGGGCCAACGTTTACCACGCAGACCCCGGGCATAATTCAACCTGGAACAAGACCTATTATGATGTAGGTATTGACTATGCCAATAAGTTTGGCGATCATTCCTTTTCCGGCCTGGTGCTGGGCAAGGCGCAACGCTACAATGTGCCTACGGCCGATAATTTCTTTACCCCTTCCGGTATCATGGGCTTACTGGGACGTATAACCTATAATTATAAAGAACGTTACCTGGCGGAGTTCAATGCCGGTTACAATGGCACGGAACAGTTCATAGAAGGCCGGCGTTTTGGTTTCTTTCCCGCCTATTCCGCAGGCTGGGTGATCTCCAATGAATCCTTCTTCCCCGAAAACGAATGGGTCAGCTATGTAAAAATCCGCGGCTCCTATGGTGAGGTAGGCAATGACCAGCTGGGCACCAGCCGCCGTTATCTCTACCTGCCCAATACCTTCAACCTGGGACAGGCGGGCTACTGGTTCGGTACCAGCGACGGCTCTGTGACAAACCCCCTGTACAGTGGCGCTGCTGAAGGGAACCTGGGCAACCCGGCCGTTACCTGGGAGCGGGCCAAAAAGAAGAATATCGGGTTTGAAGCCCGGTTCTTTACAGGGCGCCTCTCGCTGACCATCGATTATTTCAAGGATGAACGCGATGGTATCCTCACCAACCTCAGCGATATCATTCCCTATGCCTATGGCGTGGGCAGCAGCGCCGTTCCGCCGGCCAATGTAGGCAAGACTACCAACCAGGGCTATGAACTGGTGCTGGGCTGGAATGATCATATCGGCGAGCTCTCCTACACGGTTGGCGCCAACCTGAACTATGCAAAGAACAAGATCGTGTACCGGGCCGAAGCCGTGAAAGCGCATTCCTGGATGCAGCAGACCGGTTATCCCATCGGCCAGAAATATGGCTTGCAGACAGAAGGCTTCTTCAATACGCAGGATGAGCTGGATAACAGCCCCTACAATACTTTCAATGCCAATAAAAAAACGCTGGGGGATGTACGTTATAAAGACCTGGACGGTGATGGCCTGATCGATAACCGGGATATTGGTCCCATCGGTTATTCCAACCTGCCGCAGTACAGCTTCAATTTCAAAACTGGCCTCAGCTATAAAGGCTTTGACCTGAATGTACTCTTCACCGGTACCGCCAGAGGCTCCTTCAACCTGGCCGGTTACCAGTTTGTGAACTCGCCATTTTACCAGACGGCCGGCAATGTGATGCAATGGCAATTTGATGGCCGCTGGACCCCCGAGAAACTGTCCGGAGGGGAAAAGGTGCTCTATCCCCGGGCCACCATGAATGGTGGAGCTGGCAGTAACGCCAATTTCCTGGCCAGTGATCTCTGGCTGATCTCTACCGATTATCTCCGGTTGAAGAACGTGGAGATCGGTTATCGCTTCCAGCAACTTGGCTTCCTGAAGAAAGCCGGCATCAGTTCTGTGCGGCTCTTTGCCAATGGCAATAACCTGGCCACCCTGAAAAGCGATCTGCTCAAATACGGCGTGGACCCGGAAACAACCGATGGCGGTGGTTATGCCATGTACCCCATCACCCGGGCCTATGTATTTGGCCTGAATATCCAGTTCTAAGGCTCCTTAAAAATCATTCAAACCATGAAACGTTCAATAATAACCATGATGGCTGCAGGGCTGCTTTTCCTGGCGACTGCCTGCCAGAAGGAGTTCCTGCAGAAGCCTGATACCACAGGGACCACTACGGTGGAGACCGTTTTCTCTACCAGGGTGGGCGTGGAATCGGCCCTGGCCAATGCCTATCGCTCCAGCCTGGGGCAGGGCCTCTGGCCCGATGGCAGCATCAACAACGGCACCCTGCCCGGCATTTCGGGAGAAGCCAGCTACGGCGAATCCTGGATGAGCCTGTCCATTTTCATCAACTCCGGTTTTACACCAGCCGGCTGGGATAGCCGGCCCGCGCAAAGCCCCGATAATTTCTTCACTAATTTCAGCGCTATCCGCAAGTGTTTTATTGTGCTGGAAAATGTGGACGAAGCCGTTGATATGGACAATGCGGCCAAAGCCATTGTGAAGGCGGAGATGAAAGGGTTGATCGCTTATCGCTACCTGGGACTCTTCATCCGCTATGGCGGTGTGCCGCTGGTGACCAAGGCCCTGGAAAGCACTGACGACCTCAATATCCCCAGGGCTTCTTTGCAATCCACCCTGGATCATATTCTTAGCCTGGCCAACGAGGCCTATACAGGACTGCCGGACAGCTGGGAAAGCAAA from Candidatus Pseudobacter hemicellulosilyticus encodes the following:
- a CDS encoding glycosyl hydrolase — translated: MIKSPFYLAGLVSLSLCFHCCGTNKAAEQQPAPPAPEPAAATFKTLHFLQQVSGKNTLAGIHNREPNAEPSRWTDSIFASTGTYPALWSGDFLFQEENISNRRKMIDEAVRQWQKGAVVNIMWHACNPALEEPCGWDKSGVLSKLTDEQWNELITDGSALNKKWKARVDEVALYLQILKDKGVEVLWRPMHEMNQGVFWWGGRPGASGTRRLYQLLHDYMVKEKKLTNLIWVWDIQDFPTLASDAVTYDPGSAYWDVLALDIYDDASGFSKEKYEIMLKAAGAKPMAIGECQKLPTPEQLAAQPKWTFFMSWSELTYSHNSREQIRALYAAAPVLTLDELPGW
- a CDS encoding MFS transporter — its product is MQPALSIKEKVGYGFGDFASSMFWKLFSVYLLYFYTDVFGLPALAVGTMFLVTRIWDTALDPLIGILSDRTSTRWGKFRPYILWMAIPFGVAGVLTFSAPELGNTGKLIYAYGTYTLMMMVYSAINVPYASLMGVMTPDIKARTTLSTFRFIFAFAGSIFVLATTEPLVDKLSGAFGARDARTGWQLTLLCYALVVVVLFYLTFRWTRERILPQKAQQGNLKTDLADLGRNIPWFVLLGAGIATLIFNSLRDGAAIYYFKYFFKEQSSLRLSFTDITIPYSSLYLVVGQAANIVGVVLAKPVSDRIGKKKTFLFAMLLAAVLSCIFYAFREDQLLLIFGFQFLISICAGSVFPLLWSMYADIADYSEWKTGRRATGLIFSSSSMSQKLGWTLGGALTGWLLAYWGFAANQVQSAAAVNGIRLMVSLLPAAGALLSAVFLFFYRLNDNYMETISEELRQRRLAENNTMPAAEATQAFHSTEKSVTHQ
- a CDS encoding glycosidase, with protein sequence MNIDFDKRLSALQEGHQQLVTRVNTPQPQHNGIFERYSYPVLTAGHTPLFWRYDLNQSTNPVLMERFGINAVFNAGAIKLNNKYLLVARVEGIDRKSFFCVAESENGIDNFRFWDYPVNLPETAVPDTNVYDMRLVQHQDGWIYGLFCTERRDPAAPEGDQSAAIAQCGITRTKDLRTWHRLPDLVTPSPQQRNVVLHPEFVDGKYAFYTRPQDGFIEAGNGGGIGFGVCDNMEAAVIEKEIVIDQKVYHTVYEGKNGLGPAPLKTAKGWLHMAHGVRNTAAGLRYVLYVFLTSLDDVTKVIHKPAGYFMAPQDEERIGDVSNVLFCNGWIMDPDGKVFIYYASSDTRMHVATSTVDLLLDYVINTPADGLRSAMTVKTIYNLINNNKRVGNNGNVLIMETTLR
- a CDS encoding glycoside hydrolase family 2 TIM barrel-domain containing protein, producing the protein MLPLSSIRFFCLLLCLGSTYMVCAQNKGLLVPQPKETLPVSNDVLLQPKPAFLKTPQGPRKTAVALRAAGTGEYFLEGWELMPAEKLKASGVQLSSPAYRTSGWYPAIVPGTVLTTLVNQGVYPDPYHGLSNLLIPDTICRQAWWYRSSFRLPAVTAGKHTELVFLGINYKAIVWVNGKKAGEITGAFRRGVFDLSALLKREGLNAVAVQVLPPPNPGIPHEESPAAGMGPNGGMLCADGPTFIASEGWDWMPGIRDRNTGLWQPVLLRFSGVAMLDDPQVITDLPLPDTSNAFLTIHTQVRNNTEQLQQLTIKAGIGQSSIQQQVLLQPGETKKVTFSPERFPALRMPSPRLWWPNGYGEPNLYTLVLEISKAGQLQDRCTTSFGIRELSYELSAAVTEQEDIRIHYQPVNDTGLLFDNSRRKKVIAETSIAWLRRQADTARLQRIPEDAVSPFLVIRVNGVRIFCRGGNWGMDDAMKRVSRERLEPYFRLHREANFNMVRNWTGECTEDIFYQLCDEYGLLVWNDWWMSTEGYNVAPADNALFLDNVRDMVRRFRNHPSIALWCPRNEGYAPVALEDSLAAIAQQEDGTRYYQPNSRYLNLRGSGPWHYQWDAAVYFTGIAGGFNTELGTPSIPTAATMRSMLSPRDQWPISDAWYYHDLHGGQPAYRASMDSLYGPALGLDDFCRKAQLLNYDSHRAMLESWNSRLWNNASGVLLWMSHPAWPSTVWQTYSADYETFGSYYACKKACEPVHVQMTMPDNRVQVVNNRLQTISGAQVRYELFDLSGKRIQVQEWAGAIPAASLMETFTGPPLPDAAAVYLCRLSLTDNNGKLLSRNDYWKTGRQAGNFQAFNSSSTSLEVSQVRRTGAHTLAIRLSNPGAVTAIAIKVNVINAGTGAVSLPTWCTAGYFNLLPGETQELELDYPPGTVQPALIAEGYNVKQQYLVNDITKNAF
- a CDS encoding TonB-dependent receptor, which translates into the protein MEKGLRWTLRMITRSIPLLTLLCVVTATVSAQNPASGGDASRPVSGRITNEKGDPIADVTVTIKGSQKASVSGADGRYSIIVPNAQTVLTFTHIAYASFERAVGEDRTVNVSLKDNAASLGDVVVVAYGRQKAATVTGSVSAISAKDLTSAPVSNVSNMLVGRASGLSGLQTSGEPGRNGANIFIRGVSTFAGTSNPLVVIDGVEQASERGYDQLNSMDANEIENISVLKDASATAVYGIRGANGVIIVTTRRGRASRPSLSLSANFGITQATNLLHNVNSYQYAIMRNEAINTEASAFGNMAFSNNLFTETDLWKLQNNRDYTPQEVDAMDQLTEAQKTQLKASPALYYGSRDLFAEQFGGTGPQKQLNLNISGGTSKIKYFTSLGYFSQGSILENTSYHGANTKSTFDRYNFRSNFDIDVIKNLSIAVNVMGQFGEVSGPGFGGGSNNPYDLNARYKAIMQYIFDSSPLTAPGLVDGKLVNAYLGVSGTPSNPLGITLGSLKGAQNALFNLLTSGTETLNNTLLSGSATFKYNLGAITKGLSLRGTVNIDDNYVKATAYQPSLPVYQVRRSPVDPNNFEFAGGNIGANVYHADPGHNSTWNKTYYDVGIDYANKFGDHSFSGLVLGKAQRYNVPTADNFFTPSGIMGLLGRITYNYKERYLAEFNAGYNGTEQFIEGRRFGFFPAYSAGWVISNESFFPENEWVSYVKIRGSYGEVGNDQLGTSRRYLYLPNTFNLGQAGYWFGTSDGSVTNPLYSGAAEGNLGNPAVTWERAKKKNIGFEARFFTGRLSLTIDYFKDERDGILTNLSDIIPYAYGVGSSAVPPANVGKTTNQGYELVLGWNDHIGELSYTVGANLNYAKNKIVYRAEAVKAHSWMQQTGYPIGQKYGLQTEGFFNTQDELDNSPYNTFNANKKTLGDVRYKDLDGDGLIDNRDIGPIGYSNLPQYSFNFKTGLSYKGFDLNVLFTGTARGSFNLAGYQFVNSPFYQTAGNVMQWQFDGRWTPEKLSGGEKVLYPRATMNGGAGSNANFLASDLWLISTDYLRLKNVEIGYRFQQLGFLKKAGISSVRLFANGNNLATLKSDLLKYGVDPETTDGGGYAMYPITRAYVFGLNIQF